The following proteins are co-located in the Nerophis ophidion isolate RoL-2023_Sa linkage group LG04, RoL_Noph_v1.0, whole genome shotgun sequence genome:
- the LOC133551120 gene encoding 26S proteasome non-ATPase regulatory subunit 4-like — translation MGLESTMVCVDNSEYMRNGDFLPTRLQAQQDAVNIVCHSKTRSNPENNVGLITMANNCEVLTTLTPDTGRILSKLHAVQPRGNISFCTGIRVAHLALKHRQGKNHKMRIIAFVGSPVEDNEKELVKLAKRLKKEKVNVDIINFGEEEMNTEKLTAFINTLNGKEGTGSHLVTVPPGPSLADALLSSPILAGEGGSMMGLGASDFEFGVDPSADPELALALRVSMEEQRQRQEEEARRAAAASASDVAMPPATTDESEEALIKMSVSQPETGAAVLPDFSSMTEEEQIAYAMQMSLAGGEYTEMDTTVPMDATESVKEEDDYDVMQDPEFLQSVLENLPGVDPNNEAIRNAMGSLASQTGNKPDGKKDEKKK, via the exons ATGGGGCTTGAAAGTACTATGGTCTG TGTGGACAACAGTGAATACATGAGAAATGGAGACTTTTTACCTACGAGGTTGCAAGCTCAACAAGACGCCGTCAACATAGTTTGTCACTCTAAAACACGCAGCAACCCAGAAAACAACGTGGGCCTCATCACCATGGCAAA TAACTGTGAGGTCCTGACCACACTGACACCAGACACCGGCCGCATCCTGTCCAAACTGCATGCTGTCCAGCCCAGGGGCAACATCTCTTTCTGCACAGGCATTAGAGtggcgcat TTGGCCTTAAAGCACCGACAGGGTAAAAACCACAAGATGAGGATCATCGCCTTCGTAGGGAGTCCCGTGGAGGATAATGAAAAAGAA CTTGTCAAGCTGGCAAAGCGCTTGAAAAAGGAGAAAGTGAACGTGGATATTATCAACTTTGGAGAAGAG GAGATGAACACAGAAAAGCTGACTGCCTTTATAAACACCTTAAATGGTAAAGAGGGGACGGGTTCTCACCTGGTCACGGTGCCGCCCGGACCCAGCCTGGCGGACGCTCTGCTGTCCTCCCCCATCCTGGCCGGCGAGGGTGGCTCCATGATGGGTCTGGGTGCCAGCGACTTTGAGTTTGGTGTGGACCCCAGTGCTGACCCGGAACTGGCCTTG GCGCTACGTGTTTCCATGGAGGAGCAGCGACAGAGGCAGGAAGAGGAGGCCCGCCGAGCCGCTGCAGCTTCTGCTTCTGATGTCGCCATGCCCCCAGCCACTACAGATG AATCAGAGGAAGCTCTAATAAAGATGTCGGTGTCTCAGCCTGAGACGGGGGCAGCCGTTCTCCCCGACTTCAGTAGCATGACGGAGGAGGAGCAGATTGCCTACGCCATGCAGATGTCGCTTGCTGGAGGAG AGTATACTGAAATGGACACAACAGTGCCAATGGATGCAACAGAATCTGTCAAG GAAGAAGATGATTACGACGTCATGCAAGACCCGGAGTTCCTCCAGAGTGTGTTGGAAAACCTGCCCGGCGTGGACCCAAACAACGAAGCCATTCGCAATGCAATGGGCTCCCTGGCCTCCCAGACGGGCAACAAGCCTGATGGAAAAAAGGATGAGAAGAAAAAATGA
- the znf687b gene encoding zinc finger protein 687b has translation MGDMKTPDFDDLLAAFDIPDIDAKEAIQSAPDEAEGPHAATGAPLGKTGNVVGSSMSPLDSQGDTPIVSVIVKNKVCVEAAGREAADTNQDAIDVIAGVDVGPRLGACPPGMVESDVLNHNGFRVSAPLSIGQSNGTPWTMNASKTAAETSGNGAAKSNKQGGNIFNRLKPLLGPGSGDPVGRARKMQLLQQQQDTGQEKADGIKAPLPSSSAGLAPNYFPPAKTLSEPPSALTSQPLNTTKPFNEAPKMAGYQHQQLEEEDEDSDTDLDSSLVIQESPDSPVSSQMKRGYKSDQPTLSTPSQPKSLEPPPGASLTLQLGSTENSQLEEKQSEHVIEERDSPESPEPEMPKSTAQVASTKKCSSPASASTPPSADLREPKEEEEEMEVGNGMDKASDESTDKAENSSEEKMEVDEGKPKVVPTEGEEAGVVSLAASGAPSRPLKVRIKTIKTSTGGITRTVTRVAPKGGAGGKGQDTKGGGERKALVNKTQKTEASQQQKVSALNTLPVSTLAASSVMLAAATKVQNKMAASDKAKVSVTAVNITKSAALPATPAVASSPKFSVAASGISVRTATKGTANGPGGCNPPSNKPASIVNSTGAVISRSQSSLVEAFNKILNSKNLLPSYKPDLSAPPPPEWGLPLPATGYRCLECGDAFALERSLARHYDRRSLRIEVTCNHCAKRLAFFNKCSLLLHAREHKERGLVMQCSHLVMRPVTVEQMIGQQDVTPVGSVLSTSSSSPSSTAATSGAASAGSSPMKDAGSSAAGGQARQVRRTPQALMPLPCKKAESLHYNNYKCPECQTQFSSKAALVTHFQQIRAAPNSTCSQCSPPMMLPNSCAVSAHQRVHKHKAPYVCPECGGVARQPSFQTHLEEACLHFARRIGYRCSSCQVVFGGLNSIKSHIQTAHCEVFHKCPSCPMAFKSSPSAQSHISTQHPTLTGGQAKMIYKCVMCDTVFTQKPLLYMHFDTHLAKQKVHVFKCPDCTKLYAQKGSMMEHIKTAHRGPSAKQEAASEASSAAPAPSSALKAKSSAKPDNSDGEDWGRDHEEEEEDDDDEDDDADDDYEAPVAAGGAAHPSTQTEWTCPQCQSTFTDNEDYLSHVKMEHGKFPCRICGGNFSTSSSLRRHERVIHEGNKRVFHCQYCTEGKRTFGSRFLLDKHIRLKHRGTEAAPMTRKRAATGGDGPGSSSEQDGEGIAPGGRPADEDENATEDGEEGSVPAKRTRVSAAELEEESNIFRCVPCGFSTEDGAEFQRHIPQHRADTASFQCLQCGVCFASAGSMGRHRFITHRVRGNQGECDRGALRGSPDVSPSAAASSPQGLEDADGNLICKVCGRRFDKASDLNTHFRTHGMAFLTAHKTDKPQ, from the exons ATGGGGGACATGAAGACCCCAGATTTTGATGACCTGTTGGCAGCATTTGACATTCCTGATATTGATGCCAAGGAGGCCATCCAGTCTGCCCCTGATGAGGCGGAGGGACCCCACGCAGCCACCGGGGCGCCTTTGGGAAAGACTGGCAACGTCGTGGGGTCGTCCATGAGCCCCTTGGACTCCCAGGGGGACACCCCCATCGTTAGTGTGATTGTCAAAAACAAAGTGTGTGTAGAGGCGGCGGGTAGAGAGGCCGCAGACACGAACCAGGATGCTATCGATGTGATCGCAGGGGTGGACGTGGGTCCCCGTCTTGGAGCGTGTCCCCCCGGGATGGTGGAATCTGATGTTCTCAACCACAATGGTTTTCGGGTGTCCGCGCCACTCTCTATTGGCCAGTCTAATGGCACCCCTTGGACCATGAATGCCTCTAAAACGGCGGCGGAAACGTCAGGCAACGGCGCAGCCAAGTCAAATAAACAAGGAGGAAATATTTTTAACAGACTTAAACCACTACTCGGCCCAGGTTCTGGAGACCCTGTGGGACGGGCCAGGAAGATGCAGCTGTTGCAACAGCAGCAAGATACAGGACAAGAGAAAGCGGATGGCATCAAGGCACCGCTGCCCTCGTCGTCTGCAGGGCTCGCTCCGAATTACTTCCCACCTGCTAAAACACTTTCTGAACCACCTTCTGCGCTTACTTCACAACCGCTGAACACAACCAAGCCTTTTAACGAGGCCCCCAAAATGGCTGGGTATCAACACCAGCAGCTGGAGGAAGAGGACGAGGATTCCGACACAGATTTGGACAGTTCGCTCGTGATCCAGGAGAGTCCAGACTCGCCAGTTTCCAGTCAGATGAAGCGCGGTTACAAGTCAGACCAGCCTACGTTGTCCACTCCGTCTCAGCCTAAATCGTTGGAACCTCCCCCGGGGGCGTCACTGACCCTTCAGTTGGGATCCACTGAGAACTCTCAGCTGGAGGAGAAGCAGTCAGAACACGTGATAGAGGAGAGGGACTCGCCTGAGAGCCCTGAACCTGAGATGCCAAAATCTACTGCTCAGGTGGCATCCACCAAGAAATGCTCCAGCCCGGCTTCGGCTTCCACGCCACCTTCTGCTGACCTGAGGGAGccaaaggaagaggaggaggagatggAGGTAGGGAACGGGATGGACAAAGCGTCAGACGAGAGCACCGATAAGGCAGAAAATTCCAGCGAGGAAAAGATGGAAGTGGACGAAGGCAAGCCTAAAGTTGTACCCACTGAGGGAGAGGAGGCAGGGGTTGTCTCACTGGCTGCTTCGGGGGCTCCCTCACGGCCCCTGAAGGTCCGGATAAAAACCATCAAGACCTCCACGGGCGGGATAACTAGAACGGTCACCAGGGTGGCTCCAAAAGGTGGCGCTGGAGGCAAGGGTCAGGACACTAAAGGAGGCGGGGAGCGCAAGGCGCTGGTGAACAAAACTCAAAAGACTGAAGCGTCCCAGCAGCAGAAAGTCAGCGCTCTTAACACCCTCCCTGTGTCGACACTCGCCGCCAGCAGCGTCATGCTTGCCGCCGCCACTAAAGTACAAAACAAGATGGCTGCCTCCGACAAGGCTAAAGTGTCGGTCACTGCcgttaacatcacaaaatctgcCGCTCTGCCAGCCACGCCTGCCGTGGCGTCCTCTCCCAAGTTCTCGGTCGCTGCCAGTGGGATCAGCGTGAGGACCGCCACAAAGGGGACTGCCAACGGACCAGGGGGTTGCAACCCCCCATCCAATAAGCCCGCCTCCATTGTAAACAGCACAGGCGCCGTCATCTCCAGAAGTCAGTCAAGCCTGGTGGAGGCTTTTAACAAGATCCTCAACAGTAAGAACCTTTTGCCCAGTTACAAACCCGACCTCTCGGCACCGCCGCCCCCAGAGTGGGGTCTCCCGCTCCCAGCCACCGGATACCGCTGCCTGGAGTGCGGTGACGCCTTCGCACTAGAGCGCAGCCTGGCTCGCCACTACGACCGACGGTCGCTGCGCATCGAGGTGACGTGTAACCACTGCGCCAAGCGGCTGGCCTTCTTCAACAAGTGCAGCCTGCTGCTGCACGCCCGCGAGCACAAGGAGCGTGGCCTGGTCATGCAGTGCTCGCATCTCGTCATGAGGCCCGTCACCGTAGAGCAGATGATTGGGCAGCAGGACGTCACGCCTGTCGGCA GTGTCCTCTCCACTTCGTCGTCCTCTCCCTCCTCCACCGCCGCCACATCCGGGGCCGCCTCTGCCGGTTCCAGCCCGATGAAGGACGCGGGGTCCTCCGCCGCGGGGGGTCAGGCTCGCCAGGTGCGGCGCACTCCTCAAGCGCTGATGCCTCTGCCCTGCAAGAAGGCTGAGAGTCTTCACTACAACAACTACAAATGTCCTGAGTGCCAAACGCAGTTCTCTAGCAAGGCGGCGCTGGTCACACACTTCCAGCAGATCCGAGCCGCTCCAAATTCG aCATGCTCGCAGTGCTCACCTCCCATGATGCTGCCCAACTCTTGCGCCGTGTCGGCCCACCAGAGGGTCCACAAACACAAGGCCCCGTATGTGTGTCCTGAATGCGGCGGCGTGGCCCGGCAGCCCAGTTTCCAGACACACCTGGAGGAGGCCTGCCTGCACTTTGCTAGGCGCATCGGTTACAG GTGCTCTAGCTGCCAGGTCGTGTTTGGAGGGTTGAATTCCATCAAGTCCCACATTCAGACGGCTCACTGCGAGGTCTTTCACAAATGTCCCAGTTGCCCCATGGCATTCAAGTCGTCTCCCAGCGCCCAGAGTCACATCAGCACGCAGCACCCCACGCTCACCGGAGGACAGGCCAA GATGATCTATAAGTGCGTGATGTGCGACACGGTCTTCACCCAAAAACCCCTACTGTACATGCACTTCGATACGCACTTAgccaaacagaaagtgcacgTGTTCAAGTGTCCCGACTGCACCAAGCTGTACGCTCAGAAAGGTTCCATGATGGAGCACATCAAG ACGGCGCACAGAGGTCCGTCCGCCAAACAGGAAGCGGCGTCCGAGGCTTCCAGTGCTGCCCCGGCCCCTTCGTCCGCCCTCAAGGCGAAATCCTCGGCCAAGCCGGACAACTCTGACGGCGAGGACTGGGGGCGGGAtcacgaggaggaggaggaagacgaCGACGATGAGGACGACGACGCAGATGATGACTACGAGGCGCCGGTAGCAGCGGGCGGCGCCGCCCATCCCAGCACACAGACCGAGTGGACATGTCCGCAGTGCCAGAGCACCTTCACAGACAACGAGGACTATCTCAGTCATGTCAAGATGGAGCACGGCAAG TTTCCGTGTCGCATCTGTGGAGGAAACTTCAGCACATCGTCCAGCCTCAGGCGTCACGAGAGAGTCATTCACGAGGGCAACAAACGAGTCTTCCATTGCCA ATATTGCACAGAGGGCAAACGTACCTTTGGCAGTCGCTTCTTGCTGGACAAGCACATTCGGCTCAAGCACAGAGGCACAGAA GCGGCCCCGATGACAAGAAAGCGTGCAGCCACAGGCGGAGATGGTCCAGGAAGCTCCTCAGAGCAGGACGGCGAGGGCATAGCTCCTGGAGGCAGGCCGGCAGACGAGGACGAGAACGCCACGGAGGACGGCGAGGAAGGCAGCGTCCCCGCCAAGAGAACCAGGGTGTCTGCTGCAGAGTTAGAGGAGGAAAGCAACATTTTCCGTTGCGTGCCGTGCGGCTTCTCCACAGAGGACGGCGCAGAGTTCCAGCGCCACATCCCACAGCACCGCGCCGACACCGCTTCCTTCCAGTGCCTGCAGTGCGGCGTTTGCTTTGCATCAGCCGGCTCCATGGGGCGCCACCGCTTCATCACTCACCGCGTGAGAGGCAACCAGGGCGAGTGCGACCGTGGTGCACTGCGTGGCTCCCCGGATGTCTCGCCCTCTGCCGCAGCCTCCTCTCCACAGGGGCTGGAGGACGCAGACGGCAATCTGATCTGCAAGGTGTGCGGCCGACGTTTTGACAAGGCCTCGGACCTCAACACCCACTTCCGGACCCATGGCATGGCCTTCCTCACCGCACACAAGACGGACAAGCCCCAGTAA